A genomic window from Nicotiana sylvestris chromosome 11, ASM39365v2, whole genome shotgun sequence includes:
- the LOC138880903 gene encoding serine/arginine-rich splicing factor RSZ22-like yields the protein MRFVDGVTYQLRILMTRERVSGATFEKFVDISREIESVRRQEQDEREAKRPRGSGASTSHSGAWGSIQSPSPAPGSCYECGELGHMWRQCPHRLGGSSQQRSHTKRKSAFKEGNSSV from the exons ATGAGGTTCGTTGATGGCgtcacatatcagcttcgtattctcatgaccagggagagggtgtctggtgctacttttgagaagTTTGTTGACATTTctcgcgagattgagtcagttcgtcgccaggagcaagatgagagggaggccaagaggcctcggggatctg gtgcatctactagtcattctggtgcttGGGGTTCcattcagtccccatctccagcaccagggagttgttatgagtgtggagagttgggccacatgtggaggcagtgtcctcatcgtcttggGGGTTCGTCTCAACAGAGGAGTCACACTAAAAGAAAATCTGCCTTTAAGGAAGGGAATTCTAGTGTCTAA